AATGGCAGATAGTCGCTCAAAGCGACCCCCCCCGGTTGAATGATCTCCGGTTGAACTTTTCGCAACCCCAAACCTATCATGATCACAGCGATCCAGAGCATTATCGCCCATTGCTCACGACCCCTGTGTTTCCAGGGAAATTTCCCAACGGTGATCAGGGCCGCGATCGCATAGCAGGTCATACAAACAACGGGACTAATTGATAGCACCAGTGTGCCAACCACAAGCCAATTCTGACGACTGAACAACTGTGTCGCCATCCAGGGTAACCACATCTAAAACGTTCCACTAGGTTTGATCAGGACGAAATTCCAACCTTGAGACTGGACACGAGGTTGGATCAGGGCATTGCAGTCAACGGAGGAAATGGAGGGGATCAACTAGTTTTCAGACATTGTTGGATGTCGCTGATCCTCCATAATCCTAGAGACTTATCTTTGAAAATGCCATTTTCTTCCGTGCAACCTTCGACCAGCATCCGTGCCGGTGCAGGTAAACCAAATGGCTCAATTTCAAGATTCAGAACTCTCCATTCTCCGGTGACGATATCATAATTATGATCCCGTTCCGGAAAGGTGGTGGTCAGGAGAAATTTGGAGTTGCTTTTACAAATATTCTTTAAGGCTCGATGGATGTCGGCGAACGAAAAGTGAACCAGGCAATCGCGACAGAATATTAGATCAACTTGAGGTAAATTATCTGTGAGCAAATCTGCCTGAATAAAGGTGATATTGTCTGTTTGTTTTTTCTGATTGATCTCAATTATTTGTTTAACAATATCTGCCCCAATATAGCGAATGCCCTCTAGCTGCAGCTTGCTCATCCAATAAAAATCACCACAGGGAATGTCGAGAATGGACGATATTCCCCAGTCCTGGAATAAAATTGGCATCTCTGCCAGAATCGTTTGGGTTTGATCCAATCCTGATCCGGTTCCCGAGAGGGAGTCTGCACCGCCCCAAGCATTGCGCCTGAAAATATCTGTGAAAATATCTTCTGTGGATTGATGCTGGTCACGGTAAGCTGTGGATGCCCTTCTGAGGGAGTGATAAATGGTGGAGGGTAAGAAGGGAACGATTTGAGCAAGAGATTTGAGCGGTTTTAACAATTAAATTTTGCCTCCTAACCTGCAAGGGCGCATCATCTGCTCTGAGGGCAATGTCAAGGTCATGACCCACGAAAATGATCCCGTCAGGGCAATTGAGAGCAATTGAGAGCAATTGAACTTACCGCTGGGGGCTAGGCATACCCCCCAGGGAACTGCCCCAACGCTAACAGCAAGTGGTTACAGACTGATTTTCTGCGGTTATAGACACGCCACTCGCACCCAGTACCTCGTCGCTGGGAATGCCGAGGACTGAACAGGGAAAGTTAGAGTCTAATGTTTGGACGAAAGGATGGGCAATGGAATCACAACCTAAGAAGAGGGCAGTGGCACCCGATGCAATCACTGCCGATCGCAATTCTTGAGCAACCGTTCCGACCCGCAGTTGGGCTTGAAACGAGCCCCCCCATTCTTCCGCCAGACAATGGGCTTGCCAGAGAAACTGGTCTGCTTGTTCCAAGTGTCGTAAGTGATCTGGATGGGGCGTCACCGATCCTTCCGGGATCACATAAACCACCTGCACCGTCACAGGCTTGCGGGTCACCAGCCGCGTTTGATGGGCAATCCACAGCGCTAAATCCAGCGCGGTTTGACTATTGGGGGACGCATTGTAACCCACGACTAAACTAATCGCAGCCGATGTGATCCAGGGAGCACCCCCAGGCATCGGTACCGACATCAGGATCATTTGTTTGGCTAGGCCACGACGCTCGAGGGCATCCTCTAAGCGCAGCAGCATGGATTTAATATTCATTACTTGGGCCTCTACTCATTTGAACCATGGGCAGGCAGGCTCACCCACTCTCCCACCCCAATAGGTTGGTGGAGTTTCCATACGACTTTTTCAGCCATGGTAGCTCCATCCATAGTTGATTAACTGTTGATACCGAATCTCCTCAGAGTCGAAGGCAGATACAGTAGACGCAACTGTATCTATATCAGCCAGGGACACCGATAGAAGCTGACGTAGAAAAACGTTGCCTCTTTCAGTCTCCTCCCAATGCCGACGGAGTTAGCTGACGGGCTAGGGCTGAGAGATGCCCTTCTCTGGATATCCTCGTAAGGACAAGAGATACGCCCCAAAACATTGGTTCCTCCGCTCCAGGTTTTACCTCACACCCAATTGCTTAAAACAGGTTTCCTGGATTAGGCTGACTTCACCTAAGGTATTTTCAGGAATTTAGCACTCCCGTGGGAATTAATCAAGATTAGGGTCGCTCCGGTTCCTCTGTGCCAGAGCAACCTAGGTAATCTCTAAGGCTACATCCACCTCTAGACTAACACCTGGCGGCAACTGAATCAGGCCATCTCCAGTATTCAAGGCGTTGCGAGGGGCACTCCAAGGCTCAAGGCAGTAAAAATCTTTGCCCTTCAACGTCCAAAAGACCAGGGTGGTGTAGTTGTCGTCGTAGGTGAGGGTCAACTTCCGCATCTGACTCCGATCAACCACGCTGGCAGTCTGGGCAGAAAGTTGGCGAAACCCCCAATCAATTTCCTCTAGGTCAAAGTCAAATTTTCCTGAGAAGGGTTGTCTAGTCTGGGTTGATTGTGCCTGATACTCCGTTGCTGGAATTTCAAATTGCAGTTGGGTCTTGTCAGGGGCGGCAAAATAAGGGTGTAACCCAGTTGAGAAGGGCATCGGATCAGGGCTGAGGTTGGTATAGCACTGCTGAATTAGCAACTGCTTGCCTTGGATCTGGTAGGTAAACAGGACTTCAAACTCAAAGGGGTAGACCGCCAGGGTTTGCGGGTTACTGGTGAGTTGTAGGGTCAGATGGGTCGATTGAGTGGCATCCAGAACGTCCCAGGGGAGATCGCGGGCAAAACCATGCTGCTTGAGGGTGTAGGTCTGTCCCTGATAGGTATAAGTATTGTTGGGAAGATTGCCACAGATGGGGAAAAGGATGGGAATGCCACCCCTTACGGAGAGGTCGGGTTGGGCAAAGCGGGCGTGATCAAGATACAGAATGTCTTGGCCACCAACTTGCCAGCGGGTAACGATGCCACCCCTTGCTGGTACGACCTCTAGACGTGCCTCAGCTGTCGGGTCTTCCAAAATATAAGTGGGATAGGGAGGTTGATGATCAATCTCAGCCACAGGTCGATCTCCTTGGAGTAGATTTGCGAGGGGGATGCTGGGCCTGTGCCCCAGCTTGGAGGAGGTGCTGCATCCCCAGCTTGGTATGGGGGGATTCTGCCGCTGCATAGAAAGCAGCGCTACGAGCGATCGCACGGATTTCTCCGCCACTGATCGGCCATTGTTCTGCCAGCACCCGCCAATCAATATTGGGGTCTAAGGGGGTGGGGGTGGGAATTGCCTGTTGCCATAACTGGAGTCGCGCCGCCAGATCTGGGATGGGAAATTCCAGTGTCTGGTAAACCTGCTGCCGCCACTGCCATTTAACCATCTGAATGTAACGGACGGACAAAAATGTCAGCCCCGATTGTAATTGCCGCTGACACCAGAAGTGCTGGAACTGAGCCGCTGACACTAGCGGTGTGCGTCCCAACCAGAACTGAGCGGACTTAATCAGTAGGAGTACGGGGGACTGGTGGAGAATTTCTTGGAGTAATTTCTCTTGGTCCGCTAGAGCCACCTGAGCCAGATCGACGATCGCGATCGGGAGCTGCAAGGTCTGGGCGATCGCCCGCACGGCTGTTGTTTTGCCGGTTCCTGCTGCACCACTGAGCACCACCATAACACCCTGGGGGACATCGCCTTGAAATCCCCAGACCCGATCCACCTGGGATTGCAGCTGGATGCGATCGCAAAGGGTTTGGAGATGTTGCATCAAGGCCGCTGGAAGCACTAAGCCAGTTTGCGCTAGCCCAGATTCCGGGGTGACTGGAGTCCCCCCCTGTCGGGTCACCGGGGGAGTGCCCAGTGGTTGCCAGAATCGCAGCAGCGGTGGTGGGGCGGGGGATGCCCCTTGTAATAGTTGCTCTAAGACGGTGGGATGGGGCGACTCTGCCAACAGATAGTTGACTAAGGAGTCTGACAGTTGCAGGGCGTAGCGGAGGAAGATGCCTTCCCCTTGGGATCGCGGCAGCAGTAAGTGATATTGCATTAGCAACGACGTTCCCGGTGTCAACCGCATGCGAGCGGCTTGCCACTCCCCATCATTGCGGCACAGCAATCGCAACACTAGGTCTACCGTAGGTAAGCTACTGCGGCCCTCGCTGATCCCCGATAGCTCACCCGTTGCCTGCCCCCCCGACTGTCCCCCGAATCATTGGTTTGCAAATAACTGTAGATTCGGCCATAGCGCTGGTTAATCTCCGGAGCCAAACAGAGCAACAGCAGATTTCTCTCAAAACAGCCAAGATGCAGGCGATCGCCCAAACAGGGAATTCCTAGAAAGATGCCCTGCTGAAGACTGGCGGCAATCCGTAGTTGCAGTTGCTGCTGATAACTGGGCAGGGAAGCAGCGGCGGCGGGGGGACGGGGCGATCGCCCACGGGGCATATCTCCTGGCCCATCATAGGCCGGTTCTTGATCGAGAGCCATCAAACCCTTCCACCAATGGCTGGTCACCCGATCGGCTTTAGACTGAGCCAACCGATCGATTTCTCGAGTATCGCGGCGCTGGCGAGCGACAGCCACCAGCAACAGGCGTTCTAACCCATGGAGTTCCGCCTTGAGATAGGCCCAGTTGCTAGCAAATGGCTCAATCTGTCCACTGTGCATAGGGTTAGCGTAGTATCCGCAGAAATTCTAAGGGCAATCCATCCGCATCCGCAATAAATGCTACTTCGTAGACCTGATCGCCAATCATTTGTTGGGTCGGCTCCAGTAAAACTCTCAAACCAGGAGCAGGGTGAGTTTCAGACGCGGCCAGAAATCGAGTTTGCAGGTGTGCTAACCAGGTGGGTAAATCAGGGGTTCGCCCCGTCAGATCAAAGGAGAGATGGTAGTACCCGGTATAGTGCTCATCAGCAAAGGCATCGGCAGCGGGGTGGGGGTGGGGAATTTGTATCAGTTCAATCCGTCCCCCCAACCCTTCCAACCAGCAGGCGAGGGTGTACCCGGTGGTAAATCGCTGCTGCACCTCAAAGCCCAGCAACTCATAGAAGGCGATCGCTCGATGGATATCAGCAGTCCGGATGGAAGCGTGGTGCATAGCAATGCCGCAGTCAGGGGGTAAAAACAGAGCAGACAGACACCTTGGCTGCAATCACTCAAACAAGCGGAAATAGGGATAGCGTACCGGAGCACCAGGCTCCTTCTCTAGGTCAAAATTCACCACTGCCCAACAGGGTTCCTCCGCCGGATCGGGACTAAACTCCACTGGCAATCCATAGAGTCGGGGGCAGGGGGCTTCAAGTTGACCCCGCCAAGGGGTACTGCGCTCGAGATAGGTACTAATTAAATCCTGATAGCGACGGGCAATAATCACGCGGGTAGCCCGGTATCCCTGGGTGTACAGCCGATCCAAGGCTTCGTGAATTTCAAAGCGAATGCCATCGGGGTGGTTGTGCTGCCGATACCACTCCTGGTTCCACTGCCGCCAGTGCCGCCCCGATTGCAAGTGAACCAACTCCCCCGTTTTGGGATTGGATTCAAAGGCACCATGACGCTGACATAGGTAGGTATCGGTTAAGGTCAGCGCTGGAATTGTCTGGCGACAGTGGGGACACTGAATTTCGGGACCAAAGACGGGATATTGCAAGCCTGGAGTGATCATGAAGTGTCCATCATTGGCTGGCTCTCGGTGCATCAGCGCTTGTGGCTTTATTATAGCTAGATGGACGCTGACCGGAATCAAGCCCCCTCAGCATTTTTACCCAATCCCAGCGCCACCTCCAATGCCTCTCCCTTCCCCCAGCCCGAATGCTTTGCCTTGGCCACCCCCCGATCTAACACTGGCTGCCTTTGTAGCACCGAACGCCATCGTCATCGGGACGGTTACCGTCGGTCAGGGGGTCAGTATTTGGTACGGTGCCGTGGTGCGCGCTGACGTGGACGCAATCTCCCTGGGTGATTACACCAATATTCAAGATGGGGCAATCCTCCACGTAGATCCGGGACATCCTACCCTCCTGGAAGACTTCGTCACGGTGGGACACCGGGCAGTTGTCCATGGAGCCTATGTCGAGCGCGGCAGCCTGATTGGGATTGGAGCCGTAATTTTGGATGGGGTTCGCATTGGTACCGGCAGTATCATTGGGGCCGGAGCTGTGGTCACCAAGGATATCCCATCGCGATCGCTGGTGGTGGGAGTCCCTGGTAAAGTCATCCGGGAGGTCGGAGATGGAGAAGCACTAGATCTAATTGCCCATGCCCAAGCCTACGCAAAACTGGCCCTGGTGCATCAGGGCACTGGTAGCGATCTGGGCTTCTACCCCCCTTAAAGCTGGATGCAGTGGTTGAGGAGGCTGCTACAGGGACGGATGTCCATCTTTTTCCAAGATCTTTGCAAGGATTCTCAGCAAAACAGTAGCAAATGGGCGGGGTTCAGTTAAAATAAAATATGAGAATCGTTCAAAAATCTTATAGAAGGGAGATTGAAGATGGATATTGACTGGCGGTTATTAGTGGTGCTGCTGCCGTTACTCTTGGCAGGTGGTTGGGCGGTGAAGAATATCGGTCAGGTTGCCCTCAAGCAGGTTCAAGCCTTTCTCAATAAGTAGTCAGTCAGCCATGAATGGCACAAAAAAACCGACTGCTTTGATGTCTTCAAGCAGTCGGTTTTTT
This region of Neosynechococcus sphagnicola sy1 genomic DNA includes:
- a CDS encoding class I SAM-dependent methyltransferase: MDQTQTILAEMPILFQDWGISSILDIPCGDFYWMSKLQLEGIRYIGADIVKQIIEINQKKQTDNITFIQADLLTDNLPQVDLIFCRDCLVHFSFADIHRALKNICKSNSKFLLTTTFPERDHNYDIVTGEWRVLNLEIEPFGLPAPARMLVEGCTEENGIFKDKSLGLWRISDIQQCLKTS
- a CDS encoding universal stress protein; protein product: MNIKSMLLRLEDALERRGLAKQMILMSVPMPGGAPWITSAAISLVVGYNASPNSQTALDLALWIAHQTRLVTRKPVTVQVVYVIPEGSVTPHPDHLRHLEQADQFLWQAHCLAEEWGGSFQAQLRVGTVAQELRSAVIASGATALFLGCDSIAHPFVQTLDSNFPCSVLGIPSDEVLGASGVSITAENQSVTTCC
- a CDS encoding aldose epimerase, with amino-acid sequence MAEIDHQPPYPTYILEDPTAEARLEVVPARGGIVTRWQVGGQDILYLDHARFAQPDLSVRGGIPILFPICGNLPNNTYTYQGQTYTLKQHGFARDLPWDVLDATQSTHLTLQLTSNPQTLAVYPFEFEVLFTYQIQGKQLLIQQCYTNLSPDPMPFSTGLHPYFAAPDKTQLQFEIPATEYQAQSTQTRQPFSGKFDFDLEEIDWGFRQLSAQTASVVDRSQMRKLTLTYDDNYTTLVFWTLKGKDFYCLEPWSAPRNALNTGDGLIQLPPGVSLEVDVALEIT
- a CDS encoding AAA family ATPase, producing MLRLLCRNDGEWQAARMRLTPGTSLLMQYHLLLPRSQGEGIFLRYALQLSDSLVNYLLAESPHPTVLEQLLQGASPAPPPLLRFWQPLGTPPVTRQGGTPVTPESGLAQTGLVLPAALMQHLQTLCDRIQLQSQVDRVWGFQGDVPQGVMVVLSGAAGTGKTTAVRAIAQTLQLPIAIVDLAQVALADQEKLLQEILHQSPVLLLIKSAQFWLGRTPLVSAAQFQHFWCQRQLQSGLTFLSVRYIQMVKWQWRQQVYQTLEFPIPDLAARLQLWQQAIPTPTPLDPNIDWRVLAEQWPISGGEIRAIARSAAFYAAAESPHTKLGMQHLLQAGAQAQHPPRKSTPRRSTCG
- a CDS encoding VOC family protein, with product MHHASIRTADIHRAIAFYELLGFEVQQRFTTGYTLACWLEGLGGRIELIQIPHPHPAADAFADEHYTGYYHLSFDLTGRTPDLPTWLAHLQTRFLAASETHPAPGLRVLLEPTQQMIGDQVYEVAFIADADGLPLEFLRILR
- a CDS encoding TIGR02652 family protein; amino-acid sequence: MITPGLQYPVFGPEIQCPHCRQTIPALTLTDTYLCQRHGAFESNPKTGELVHLQSGRHWRQWNQEWYRQHNHPDGIRFEIHEALDRLYTQGYRATRVIIARRYQDLISTYLERSTPWRGQLEAPCPRLYGLPVEFSPDPAEEPCWAVVNFDLEKEPGAPVRYPYFRLFE
- a CDS encoding gamma carbonic anhydrase family protein, producing MPLPSPSPNALPWPPPDLTLAAFVAPNAIVIGTVTVGQGVSIWYGAVVRADVDAISLGDYTNIQDGAILHVDPGHPTLLEDFVTVGHRAVVHGAYVERGSLIGIGAVILDGVRIGTGSIIGAGAVVTKDIPSRSLVVGVPGKVIREVGDGEALDLIAHAQAYAKLALVHQGTGSDLGFYPP
- a CDS encoding photosystem II protein Y, which translates into the protein MDIDWRLLVVLLPLLLAGGWAVKNIGQVALKQVQAFLNK